In one Oscillospiraceae bacterium genomic region, the following are encoded:
- a CDS encoding membrane protein, with protein MSSVKRACICSFCIALCYVLPLAFHALAIGSVFSPMHIPVLLCGLVCGWPYGAFCGIAGPIISSLLSGMPSTVQLVYMIPELCAYGLLSGLLLRLIHTRHFYADLYLAIVPAMVLGRIVGGVARALFYFSTAQAYSVALWASAYVVETLPGAIVQLLLLPALVLVLTKARLIPARYTKEGLIA; from the coding sequence ATGTCTTCTGTTAAAAGGGCCTGTATCTGCTCCTTCTGCATCGCGCTGTGCTACGTGCTGCCGCTGGCGTTCCACGCGCTGGCCATAGGGAGCGTATTTTCACCCATGCACATTCCTGTCCTCCTCTGCGGGCTCGTCTGCGGCTGGCCCTATGGGGCGTTCTGCGGGATCGCCGGCCCCATCATTTCCAGCCTGCTCTCCGGCATGCCCTCCACCGTACAGCTCGTCTACATGATCCCGGAGCTGTGCGCCTACGGCCTGCTGTCCGGCCTGCTGCTGAGGCTTATCCACACCAGGCATTTCTATGCCGATCTCTATCTCGCCATCGTGCCCGCCATGGTCTTGGGACGCATCGTGGGCGGCGTGGCCAGGGCCCTGTTTTACTTCTCCACGGCCCAGGCCTACTCCGTCGCCCTCTGGGCAAGCGCCTATGTGGTGGAGACCCTGCCCGGAGCGATTGTGCAGCTGCTCCTGCTCCCGGCGCTGGTGCTGGTGCTAACGAAGGCCCGGCTGATCCCGGCGCGTTATACCAAAGAAGGACTGATAGCATGA
- a CDS encoding molybdopterin dehydrogenase — MQYINARSAKEALDALNQADGSAVILAGGTDLIVDLKEGKLQPEILIDVTKAEDLKGISAESGYLSIGAAVTLTEIAASPLVKRYFPSLAQGCGTIGSLQIRNSATLIGNVVSAQPAGDGAMALAPLNPTFNVCSANGEHTATIEEMYAGFARSTVDHCRQLVTGVRIPLPQDGEAASFVRLELRKSLSLPMLNCAAMLHCEDKKVVWARVTMGPVGVGPVRASAAEAYLAGKALTDKVIAQAGRLALDNANPRSNPLRGSREYRLETLPVLVRRALDACRTQLL; from the coding sequence ATGCAATATATTAATGCACGATCAGCCAAAGAGGCACTTGACGCGCTTAATCAAGCCGACGGTAGCGCCGTTATTCTCGCCGGTGGAACTGATTTGATAGTGGATTTAAAAGAGGGAAAGCTCCAACCGGAAATACTTATTGATGTGACGAAAGCGGAGGATCTCAAAGGAATTTCCGCAGAGAGTGGTTATCTCTCCATCGGCGCAGCCGTAACCCTGACCGAAATTGCTGCCTCGCCCCTGGTAAAGCGCTATTTTCCTTCCCTGGCGCAGGGCTGCGGCACAATCGGATCGCTTCAAATCCGCAATTCCGCCACGCTGATCGGCAATGTCGTGAGCGCCCAGCCGGCCGGCGACGGCGCTATGGCTCTGGCACCGCTAAATCCCACTTTCAACGTATGCTCTGCCAACGGTGAGCACACAGCGACCATAGAGGAGATGTACGCCGGTTTTGCCAGGAGCACAGTGGATCACTGTCGCCAACTGGTGACCGGCGTTCGCATTCCTCTGCCGCAGGACGGCGAGGCAGCCTCCTTCGTCCGCTTGGAGCTAAGGAAATCTCTGTCTCTGCCTATGCTAAACTGCGCCGCCATGCTGCATTGCGAGGATAAGAAGGTGGTCTGGGCCCGGGTAACCATGGGCCCGGTGGGCGTAGGCCCAGTCCGGGCTTCTGCCGCTGAAGCCTATTTGGCGGGCAAAGCGCTTACCGATAAGGTAATCGCTCAGGCGGGCCGGCTTGCGTTGGATAACGCAAACCCGCGGAGCAACCCTCTGCGCGGCAGTCGCGAATACCGTTTGGAGACGCTGCCTGTGTTGGTCCGCCGCGCCTTGGACGCGTGCCGGACCCAACTGCTTTAA
- a CDS encoding (2Fe-2S)-binding protein, which translates to MAELHTTINGEHVVANVDPNLSLASFLRENLYLTGTKIGCGKGECGACTVIMDGKAVTSCIVPVMRAEGAQIQTIEGLEHDGRLHPLQEEFVNKGAVQCGFCTPGMIMSAKALLDTNPAPSKLEIREALGGNICRCTGYVNIEQAVEAAAVRLQEGER; encoded by the coding sequence ATGGCAGAACTACATACGACGATTAACGGCGAGCACGTGGTGGCAAACGTAGATCCCAATCTGTCGCTTGCCTCGTTTCTGCGTGAAAACCTCTATTTGACCGGCACCAAAATCGGCTGCGGCAAGGGGGAGTGCGGCGCCTGTACCGTCATCATGGACGGAAAGGCCGTCACCTCCTGCATTGTTCCCGTGATGCGGGCCGAGGGGGCGCAAATCCAGACCATCGAAGGGCTGGAGCATGACGGGAGGCTGCACCCCCTCCAGGAGGAATTCGTCAATAAGGGAGCCGTCCAGTGCGGTTTCTGCACGCCCGGCATGATTATGTCCGCCAAGGCGCTGTTAGACACCAACCCGGCTCCCTCCAAGTTGGAGATTCGCGAGGCCCTGGGCGGCAATATCTGCCGCTGTACCGGCTATGTGAACATCGAGCAGGCTGTAGAGGCCGCAGCGGTTAGGCTGCAGGAAGGAGAGCGTTGA